The following proteins are co-located in the Paenibacillus sp. FSL H8-0079 genome:
- a CDS encoding response regulator: MKVLIVEDSIFVQKLLRKLIVDHIPECEIQIASNGEQGYNLFQEFRPDFITTDLLMPGLNGQEMLRMIRETDNKVKIIILSADIQKTTRDEVENLGISGFLNKPLTAEKATTLIQMIRTAYYAE; this comes from the coding sequence ATGAAAGTATTAATTGTGGAAGACTCCATATTCGTACAGAAATTGCTTCGAAAGCTGATTGTTGATCATATTCCAGAATGCGAGATTCAGATTGCTAGCAATGGAGAGCAAGGATATAACCTATTTCAGGAGTTCCGACCTGATTTTATAACGACAGACCTGCTGATGCCTGGCTTGAACGGACAAGAAATGCTGCGAATGATCCGGGAAACGGATAACAAAGTCAAGATTATTATCTTATCTGCAGATATTCAGAAGACGACTCGGGATGAAGTAGAGAATCTGGGGATCTCCGGATTTTTGAATAAACCGTTAACAGCGGAAAAAGCAACTACATTAATTCAAATGATTCGGACGGCCTATTATGCTGAATGA